The nucleotide window aaatgtttttttgttgttgtgtataGTAGCCACCATTGCATAGTAACATTAAGCTTCGTAATATCAATACAAAAAAACCACACCATTTCACTGCTGAAGGCCTTCTCAAACCCACTGAGAGACTCTTCCTCCGAGCTGGCCTCAAACACCTTGGCTCTTTCCGCCACCTTCTTAGCTTCCCTGAAGCTACTTTTCTGTGGAAAGTGAAAGCACAACCTTCAGTTAGTTTCATCAACAAATAACTCATTCGATGAGTGAATATGGTCAAACACTGATTGTAAACGGGGTGAAATGTGGCAATTTGCCTTACCGTGTTAGCAAAGCCACCGTCAGAGCCAAAGCTGTCACaactgtcatctgatgaagaagaGGATGTCTCCATGGGCACCAGAGGTACATTACGGAAACTCCGCAAAGCCATCCTGGTGGAGGGAGGCTGGGGGGCCCGCTGCCGCTGGAGAGACAAGATGAACGAGTCAGGAAAAATGTAATGGGTCGACTGGAAGCTCAGACCACAGATACGTGAACAATGTGAGTACTAGTAGTTTTGGAAAGTGCCTGCACACTGCCGCCCTTCTGGACAAGGAGAGAAGCAGCAATACCTATGGTGATAGAGATGTGACTGCAAGATTCAACAATGGAAGCTCGCATGGTTAAACCATATCAAGGCTACATTAACAGAAATGTATCTTTTACAAGGTCATtgaagctagctagttaacgtcaGGTGGTTATACAAAGGAGTGTGATTATAGCCAAGTAAGACTTACTTTGATGGTGGCCAAAACTGACATTTTAAATGGAAAAACTTTTGCCAGGATAAAATCTAAATCTGTGTAGCCAAAACTATGTTTTATAACTACTGTTAGATAGTAGAAATTGAAATTGTTATAACATCCAAACTGGCTAGATTCAAATGACAACTACATGGTAACTAGGTAACGTTAAACCTTTAGGATACTGGATTTGAAGCAAAGCAATGATTGCATTGCAACTCCAATAAGACCTAGGCCGTCTGTAGCAGCTTTTGCATAATGTAGCTAAGGCAACAGGTTTACTAAAATGTGAGCAAGAAAATAAGAGCCTAACGTTAAGTTTACCACAGCAGAATTGTTGCCATGTAAAGTTAGCTACTTAGCATTACATTCCCTGCAGCTATAAAAAGTAAATGACCCTGTTATTGTTTGATATATTAAgacatatatattatattatactctaAGAAACATTCATTACCTTAGAGCCAGATGGACGCATTTTGTTTTCTTTAAAGTTTTCTGCAAAGAAATTCAGTCAAAACTCGAGTACAAGTTTCTGCAGTCCTTTTATGAATGCAGAGAAACCCCACTAATCCGAAACTAGCAGATGCTGGCTGAGAAATCTCCCGCGTCAGGAAAGTGTCCTGAAAGCTGTATAAACTTTTGTTTCAAAAGACGGtctaaaagaaaaatagaacccACAAATATACGCCacataaaatgtgaaaaaatctTTAGAAAATACCGCTGGTGGACACTTATTTTTGtgcacattttttaaaacattatgTCATATGCGGATCCACCAACATCTAACCTTTCAAGTACTAAGCCGTGGCGCGAAATCACAAGGTCCACATTTGCCTAAAGGGGCGGGTTTATAGAAAAACTCCCGCGTCCTTTCCATCAGGTGTTGTCGTGGCGTCCTTGTTTAATAATGAAATAATACTTTGAACTTTCATGTATGTTTATGTTTTTTTTACCCAACATATAGTTATAGACTATTAAAAAAATCTATTCAACTTATGTATCCATAGGTAGATTAACCTTTTAATATTGTAGTAAAATAATGATCTAGCTATACAGTATATCTCATATATAAAAAGATTAGGACAATGTAGGCTATACAATTTACAATAGGCTTATGTACAATAGTTCACAATATACAACTACAAATGATATGTAGGCTTAAATGCTAAATCCCAAAAATATTTCAGTGCAAACAGTACAATTCAGAAATCAGCCCTAAAAGACTGAATTGGGTGCATTCCATAAAACACAATTCTCCCTAGCTCAAATAACACCTAGAAAGATCCCCCCAGAGAGAAAATGTATATATAGAAGTAGTGTGAAGGTTAATGTTCAAAGGAAACCTGATGTCCAGTCTGTTAAGAGATGTTAACACTTTCAAACAGCAAATGATTCTCTGCTTCGTCCACCACGGCCACCTCTAcaccctctcctctgtcttcctctggcCTGTTTATTGTCCTGTCGAGGTAATCTTTTCTGGCGTTCCACTTTGATCCATCCCCCCTCATTGACTTTAGCCCCCTCTTGCTCTGTACTGGGGTTTTCCACCACCTCCGATATGCCCGGTATCACCCTGGCCCGGTTCTGACCTGCTACACTGTAATTATTGGTCCGAGGCCTCCCCATTTGCTGTGAGGTTCTGCTTGACTTATTCTGTGTGAAGTTGCCCCTTGTATGGGACCATGTGTCTCTGTTGTGTCCCCTTGTTGCACTCAATGAGTTGTCAATGCAGCTTCTGTGCCTGTGGTAACCTTGCACTTCCCCGGCACTGAGCAGGCGTTCTCGCTCCAAGGCACTCTCTGAGGTGGTGCTGGAGGGGCTGCTGCCCTTTGACCCCAGGTAGATGGGGGAGAGCATGGCGGACAGGCCGGCGGTGGGGGACGAGCTGCGGGAGcaccagggagagagggggctGTTGGGAGACCTCCGCACTGCTGCAGCGTAGGAAGAGGCCTGATCTCCATATGCAGACAGGAACTGAGACAGGGTGCGGGTTTCTGAGCCTCCGGTGGGGGTCTGGGCACCATGCTGCTGTGCTGCTGACTGGCTCTTCAGCTGCCTCTGTCTAAGGTTGTACAACCATCTGGGATCCACATCTGGAAGCAGAAAGAACATCCACTGCTAGGGTTGGCTACATAGATGTGTGCATGCATATTGTGCATTCTGTATTTAAGACAGCTCTAAATTGATCATTTGTCAATAAAATCTGCATCCAAAACACCATAAAAAGTGACCTTTTGAGTTTGATCTGCTTCTGGGGTTTCCTTCAATGTTTAACGGAGCTGTTTCTATCAGCAACTCCACAGTCTTGATCTCATCTCGTCCACCGGTGGGGTTCCACCTCACTGCATGGCTATGTCTCGTACACCTGGGTGATCTCACATCGTTCTAGTATAGGGACACAACAATCACCGTAGGGGATTTTAAACATTGAACACATCTAGCtacaatgtattacatttttaaaggcacaccacacagtacatatgaagccatgacaaaatgtgtagaattgcagaaatgTTGTTTTAAAACTGGAAAATGTTCTCCCAGCCTCATGGCAAATGCGTAGAATAgtatgagattagctataaagctgcacatttttctctctgccccatggcaaaatgtgtagaattgcaggaaattagctttaaaacgttAAACTTTTCTCTCAacctcattgcaaaatgtgtaaaatagcatgagagaagctataaaactgcaaatgttttatgtatttgtattatttattaaacgttttattgaatattaaaacatacaatctacaTGCAGTGAAGCcattcaacatttacattacattcagtcatctagcagacactcccatccagagcgacccacaggagcagccagggtcaacgccctgcccaagggcacgtcgacaggtCTCACAACGGGGACCCGAACCAGCGACCTATCGGCCActggcccaagctcccaaccacCAGGCCaccaaccctccaagatcccccccacagttcccagAGAGTTCCCTCTCCCCCTTTTGTGGACCCCCTGGAGGTAGGTTCCCTGGGGCCCTGTTCCTATAGCAGTGTTTGGACTGACTCACCTCATAATTTACAATGCAGTCAACAACCTCATTCTCCCATAGTCCAACTACCCATTTGTCCATCACAAATGGGGGCTGCAAGGAAATAGTTTGATGTTGGTTATTAATCGTCATACATGTTACATACATGTTCGCTACTTCAATACGGCATCTTCAACACGGCAATGACATTCATTTAAGGAATAATTAAACTTATCTGAAGATACAGAAAGGGATTTTTTTGTGGCATAACATTTAGCAAAAAGGTACACTCTTTCAATGATCCTAAAAAACCTTCAACAAATAAATGTAATGGACAAGGGACTGTTTTTAAGTCCTGATGCCCTTTCAGTGCATTCATTGCCTGGAGTAATGCTTATGATCACACCTTGGTCATCTTCAGGACATCCACATCCTGTCTGTTGGCATTAAAGGTCACATCCTTGATGTACGTTATTGCAACTTCATCTCCGTCAAGTTCAATGTACATTTTCCATTTGCAGTCCTAAAAATGACAGATTGTAGGTCTTAAAAAACATGAAATAACTGCTGTTAGTTGAGAACCTAACTGCATTTTTTTCCTAAACCAACAGCACAGCCTAGAGGTAGTTCCTTGGAATTGAACATTTCCGGAATGTAACATGAATTTCTATGAATAAATCACGATCAAAGCCTGACAGAAGCACACGTTATGTTGTACATTTAGATTTTAATCCTGCTTTCACCTAGTATCCACTGTGAGTTGCCTTCAATTGAGACAAATGTATAATTTTGTTTGGCGATTGATTGCTTTCCCCGCACTCTTTTTGATGTGCTCTCAGAATCACAGAAAGGATAGCATGTCTCTTGAATGATCATAGCATGAAGGACGACATAAGTGGTAAATGAGAATGTGAACAACCTATCAATCTTTGCAGAGACATTGGTTTTACTTCAGGGGTAAATATAAGTTGCTATGGTGGATAGCTTGTATTATTTCCTGTAGGGGATATGGTTTGCAGTATCTTAACACCTGGTGCTATTGTTGGTGAAATACACATTTGAGTAATGCTAATGTTATTCCAGTTAGGTGAAAATAAACTCGGTATTTCGATCACTGTTGCACAAGTCACATAGGGATCAAATCCTCACTAGGCAATACAAATCTGAACAAACCCCATACTCCTGCTGAATATTGCATGCTGACAAAGCAGTAATGATTTTGCCGTCCCCAAAAGCCAGCCATGAAGCCACAGGTCACTGCTTAACCACACACGGTTCACGGTGTGAGCCAATCTATTGTGTGGGGATCACAGAAGAAGACATCAAAGAAGTGGCACTAACACACTCATCTGAGGAGTCTCAGCCCACTCCTACACTGTCCCCAGGGGCTGGACCGGGGCTCAAAGGGGGAGCTAGCGCGAGGAAGGCTCAGGCTCCAAGACACACCAGGCAGCGGCCCCGTGTCGGCCCTGGGCAGTCGCACCAGGGCCCCCAAGTCCACTTGTTGGTCTAATCACTCCAGCAGAAACAATGTCTGGTAATGATGCCCAAGACCGGAGTGCGTCTGGTCTAATGGCAACTCATACATAATTCAGCACCTTTCTCTTGGCTGCGCGGTGATATCCTCATTAGTAGGGGACCCTCAGTGGTTGTCAGATGGTGGCCGCACAATCGCAGGCCCTCATTTTGTCTTTGAGAAGTGCAGCTGCTTCCATGACACCGCCAGCAAAGAGGGGCAAAAAAAAAACCGCAGTGCGGGTTTGTTTTATTTAGTGCAAAAAACCTTCCAGTTTGTAAAAACAAGGCTGACATGGAACCTGACACCAGGCAGGGGGAAAATAATTAGCTCTCATTTTCTCAGCCTCCTGTTTCCTTCTCCCTGCTGTGTTTTCTACACACTAAACCACCACATGTCAGAAGAAATGGGAGGCAATTAGCAGGCTCGTTTCAGCCCCGCCGAACGCACTGAAAGGGGACTATTTATGATGGGACAATGAACAGCTGAAAGATTAAATAACATTTGCCTTTCTAAAAAGAAAACGACTTCTGACTAAATTGGCTATTTTTGATTAAATTCAAACAGCAAGTGGAGAAGCAGCCTCTCTCCACCGTCGGAGACCCTAACAAAGGACGATGAGCAAGTGGGGGTGGATGGGATGTATGGCTTTAGATGAAATATTTATTCATCCGTTTCTCTTGCAAGGATATGTCTTGAAGGCAAAGCATGCTCAGTGTAACAGTGGTCAGTGTTTGCTTGAGTTTGATGGGGACCGTAATATGCATCTTTACCTAGAGAAATAGCATCTTGAAGGAGCATTTCCCTCTTGACATACCAGTTTTAAATCTTATCTGACAACACCAGTTGTAGCGGTATTGTTCGAGAGGGGTAAAGATAAAGATTTTGTTTGGGTGCCAGGCAGGTATTAACCCTGCCGAAATTTAAAAGAGTaagatagatttttttttaaataccgcTAGTTAGCTATTCCTATATGCATTTGAACCAGACCAGAGCTGAGACTAAAGTTTACAAAAGTTTAGtttacaaatacatttgaaaatatttGACCAAATGACTGTATTTGGATGAAAATACATACAGGTTCCCTCCAAGACATCTTGGTTATTGGTCATAGAATATTTTCAGTGTCCGTTGAAAACCTACCGAGTGACATGTTCCTGCTTTCCAGTGGTACCCAAACACCAGCTCCAGATTAAcgatcttcctcctctcctcctcctcctctgcccacTCATCCTGTGGAACAGAGATTTTTCAGGCTAACATATTGCGACAGTAAACAATGCCAACCATTATATAACAAAGAGAAaggacatacagtaccttcattaGTGGAGGGAAGTGAAAGAGCACCATGTAATCATTGGTTAGCTTCTCAATTTCACTCTGTTGGGAGAAAGCAAGTTATACATAGACTTAAACATGTGTATGAGCATATAGCTCAATTAAAAAAAGTATACCATTTGGACACATTGTTAAATGACTGGCTAGTTCACTTTAGTTTGAAAGGTAGTATGGTACCTTGAGGTGCATGATGTGACCTTTGGACTTGACCCCCAGGTCTCGCATGTCTGTTTCCGTGAGCAGCAGCAGCCTCTTGCCTGTAATGTGGTTTTCCTTAAACAGGTCACCATACAGCTGCATGCCACTTGCCCCCTCCCCTGAGAACATGGAAAACAAATGCAAATGAAAGCACAAGACATACATGCCAAAATGAAGGGTTCATTCATTTGACCAATACCTGCAGTTTGATAAAACTATAAGGTGAACATACCTGCCCCAAATATCTGCTGCATCCAAAAGTACTGTGGGGATGGAATTGGAAAAGCATTAATATTGAAATGGAGCCGCTCATATGGAGCCATGATGGTTATTAATGGCTAATTAGACAGAGGAAGTGGTGGATTGATATTTGTTGATACTGACCACATGTTCCTCTGTCCAGGAATGAATATGAAGGTTGGAAAGGAGCTGcgtgggggggaaaaaaagacaaAACTGAAATAGTACCAGGCAATACTGCTCTAGTGGTCATATAATACAAACGTGTACAGCTCAAAGAAAGACATGTGCTGCCTATTCTTGGTGTTTGGAGTCTAATGCAAATCTTGCATTTAGCATTCATGTGCGCAAGTACAAAAATCAGCGCATTTACATGCAGTATACATGACAAAATACAAAATACCTCATTCCAAGACAAGTTTACCATGCATTATAACAATGATTTGTGTAGCTATTGTGGTCTGCAATCAAGATGATTGCGTCCTAATGGTCTAACTCAAACCAAAACGTGTCCAATGTCCATCCGACTCGTCTTTCATGATGCATTTCAACGATAAATCATTTACTGTTCATTAAGTGTAATCGAGCAGAAAGTAGCCAGCTAAAATAAAG belongs to Salmo trutta chromosome 20, fSalTru1.1, whole genome shotgun sequence and includes:
- the map3k20a gene encoding mitogen-activated protein kinase kinase kinase 20 isoform X1 encodes the protein MSSLSASFVQIKFDDVHFYENCGGGSFGSVYRARWISQDKEVAVKKLLKIENEAEILSVLSHRNIIQFYGAILEAPNYGIVTEYAGGGSLYDYLSSAESEEMDLGQVMTWAMEIAKGMHYLHSEAPVKVIHRDLKSRNVVVTADKVLKICDFGASRFHSHTTHMSLVGTFPWMAPEVIQSLPVSETCDTYSYGVVLWEMLTREIPFKGLEGLQVAWLVVEKSERLTIPSSCPASFAELMRKCWVTEPKERPMFKHILTTLEAMSNDSKLPEQCNSFLHNKAEWSCEIEATLERLKKLERDLSSKEQELKERERRLKMWERKLIEQSNTPLLSNLHIHSWTEEHVYFWMQQIFGAGEGASGMQLYGDLFKENHITGKRLLLLTETDMRDLGVKSKGHIMHLKSEIEKLTNDYMVLFHFPPLMKDEWAEEEEERRKIVNLELVFGYHWKAGTCHSDCKWKMYIELDGDEVAITYIKDVTFNANRQDVDVLKMTKPPFVMDKWVVGLWENEVVDCIVNYENDVRSPRCTRHSHAVRWNPTGGRDEIKTVELLIETAPLNIEGNPRSRSNSKDVDPRWLYNLRQRQLKSQSAAQQHGAQTPTGGSETRTLSQFLSAYGDQASSYAAAVRRSPNSPLSPWCSRSSSPTAGLSAMLSPIYLGSKGSSPSSTTSESALERERLLSAGEVQGYHRHRSCIDNSLSATRGHNRDTWSHTRGNFTQNKSSRTSQQMGRPRTNNYSVAGQNRARVIPGISEVVENPSTEQEGAKVNEGGWIKVERQKRLPRQDNKQARGRQRRGCRGGRGGRSRESFAV